The nucleotide sequence GATGGCGGCGAGTTCGGCATGGGCGCGGAGATCGGCATCGCCACCGGCAAGATGCATGCGCGCGGGCCCGTCGGCGCGGCGCAACTGACCAGCTTCAAATACTTGGTCGACGGCGATGGCACGATCCGCAGCTAGGACGGATCAGGTCACGCTCAGCTGCAGGACACTGTCAGAAATTTCGAGACTGAGTTTGCGATTGAACTGGCGGACAGCCTCGGGCAGCAGAACGAATTGAATCTGCGCCGGGGTGACGTCCGGCAGAGTATCGCCACGAAGGGCATTCCAAGCGCGCTGATTGGTTGTCAGTCGTGCGCCCGTGGCGGTGACGCTCCAACAGGATGCGTCCTGCGTCAGCTCGATCGTACCACCATAGGGCAGCGCGGTTTCGGCACACAG is from Qingshengfaniella alkalisoli and encodes:
- a CDS encoding histidine phosphotransferase family protein; amino-acid sequence: MQMSNTVDGPEAALITESLNNASARIRFYRLAFGSASEGQTLSIHEIKDIFGKLNANEKVKTRVSLTTPLARHNAKLVGLMYLCAETALPYGGTIELTQDASCWSVTATGARLTTNQRAWNALRGDTLPDVTPAQIQFVLLPEAVRQFNRKLSLEISDSVLQLSVT